One region of Camelina sativa cultivar DH55 chromosome 6, Cs, whole genome shotgun sequence genomic DNA includes:
- the LOC104698801 gene encoding uncharacterized protein LOC104698801, with protein sequence MEEEEVVEEDMAVVDMVEVVLVVVTTMEIALAEAGDEEGSMARVVEETIQIKCDKPGHYASSCPAKEVAHQETNLNETHEADALYVHEVVFLNEDKVFPKDYDTNNESVWYLDNGASNHMTGNKEFFSSLDMNITVKVKFGDGSFVNIIGKGSIVFVGKTGERRSLKEIYYIPNLKHNIISLGQATEFGYEVNMKGDMLTLSDPVGRLLVQVKRSSNRLYKTXGQLDLET encoded by the exons atggaagaagaggaagtagtCGAGGAGGATATGGCCGTGGTGGATATGGTCGAGGTGGTTTTGGTCGTGGTAACTACAATGGAGATAGCTCTGGCAGAGGCAGGGGATGAGGAAGGTTCAATGGCCAGGGTCGTGGAGGAGACAATCCAGATCAA ATGTGATAAACCGGGTCACTACGCATCTTCATGTCCTGCGAAAGAAGTTGCACATCAAGAGACAAATCTAAATGAAACTCATGAAGCTGATGCACTTTACGTTCATGAGGTGGTGTTCTTGAATGAGGATAAGGTGTTTCCCAAGGATTATGATACCAACAATGAAAGTGTATGGTATCTTGACAACGGTGCTAGTAACCACATGACGGGAAACAAAGAATTCTTCTCTAGTTTAGATATGAATATCACAGTGAAGGTTAAGTTTGGTGATGGTTCATTTGTCAACATAATTGGAAAGGGATCAATCGTTTTTGTGGGAAAAACGGGTGAGAGGCGATCACTCAAGGAGATTTACTACATTCCCAACCTGAAGCACAACATTATCAGTCTAGGACAAGCGACTGAGTTTGGATATGAAGTGAACATGAAGGGAGACATGTTAACTTTAAGTGATCCAGTTGGACGGTTGTTAGTACAAGTCAAGAGATCATCAAACCGTCTCTACAAGACGCNAGGACAACTGGATTTGGAGACATAG